In one window of Balnearium lithotrophicum DNA:
- a CDS encoding hemolysin family protein: protein MESVPVVYLFILPTLIFFSALFSASETAFFSLNTLRLERLAKEGNKKAKEILSLLQNPADLIATILIGNEMVNVGIAATSTVIFIRLFGHELGSLLAVPVTVVTLLICGEVTPKTLAIKYSERYAFFVFPFIKLVSKLILPFRALLVGVATLILKPFGVELFNRPKALTDEEFLILVSEGAKEGIIGKEEVELIDRALDLGEVTVKEVMVPKHKIFALLEDTTVEEALNRLKEVKFSRIPIYRDSLDQITGILYTRRILPLKLSVNDLKREIKEFADSPFFVPEFLTIDKLLKEMQKTRRHMAIVIDEYGNTAGLVTLDDILREIVGELPDEKGQEEEVERISEEKFRFSGDAPIDEVKEVLNLEDDEILKEVDTVSGLIMALLEKIPEKGESVEYQGYRFIVEEKEGNRIKSVLVERVT, encoded by the coding sequence ATGGAGTCCGTTCCGGTAGTTTACCTCTTTATCCTTCCTACCCTAATCTTCTTCTCTGCCCTCTTTTCCGCCTCTGAGACTGCCTTCTTTTCGCTCAATACTCTTAGACTGGAGAGACTCGCAAAGGAGGGGAATAAAAAAGCTAAGGAGATACTCTCTCTCCTTCAGAACCCGGCTGACCTGATTGCTACGATTCTAATAGGAAATGAAATGGTTAACGTTGGAATTGCTGCCACATCGACGGTAATCTTTATAAGGCTCTTTGGACATGAGTTGGGCTCCCTTTTGGCTGTTCCCGTCACTGTGGTAACCCTTCTAATCTGCGGAGAGGTAACCCCCAAAACACTGGCAATAAAGTACTCCGAAAGGTACGCCTTTTTTGTCTTTCCATTTATAAAACTGGTATCAAAGCTGATACTTCCCTTTAGAGCCCTTTTAGTTGGAGTTGCAACTTTAATATTAAAACCTTTTGGAGTAGAACTCTTCAACAGGCCTAAGGCCCTAACGGATGAGGAGTTCCTCATTCTGGTTTCAGAGGGAGCAAAGGAAGGAATTATAGGGAAGGAGGAGGTTGAGCTAATAGATAGGGCTTTGGACTTAGGGGAGGTTACAGTTAAGGAGGTTATGGTACCTAAACACAAGATTTTTGCCCTTCTTGAGGATACAACAGTTGAAGAGGCACTAAATAGGTTGAAGGAGGTTAAATTTTCACGAATTCCTATTTACAGGGACTCCTTAGACCAAATTACAGGTATCCTGTATACAAGGAGAATTTTGCCTTTAAAGCTTTCGGTGAATGACTTAAAAAGGGAGATTAAGGAGTTTGCAGATTCTCCCTTTTTTGTCCCTGAATTTTTAACGATAGATAAGCTCCTAAAGGAGATGCAGAAAACGCGGAGACACATGGCAATTGTCATTGATGAGTACGGAAATACTGCCGGACTCGTTACACTGGACGATATCCTCAGAGAGATTGTCGGGGAACTTCCAGACGAAAAGGGTCAAGAGGAGGAGGTTGAAAGAATATCGGAGGAAAAGTTTAGATTTTCCGGAGACGCTCCTATCGATGAAGTTAAGGAGGTTTTGAATTTGGAGGACGATGAAATTCTTAAAGAGGTTGATACAGTTTCAGGCCTCATAATGGCTCTCTTAGAGAAGATTCCAGAAAAGGGAGAATCTGTTGAGTATCAGGGATACAGGTTCATTGTTGAGGAGAAGGAAGGAAACAGGATTAAATCGGTTTTGGTTGAGAGGGTAACGTAA
- the yidC gene encoding membrane protein insertase YidC, translated as MENREKKASFIQALILAALVFFGFQFFFGHHQKKSEEAEKVSQKQTVSAPKDVIPSKEIGKVVSVDTPLYSVKISTVNGKLISLYIKKYRAQLVSDESKKTGIYPLMTVSEDKRLNEELSKLNLIPSAEKLTVKNRPQTLELRGKLLDGTTFVKKFTFYPNSYRIDVETVFPKGEVETVVGTDIKVNEAHTSRMGHIGPVVETEEKVFRLNPADITGFISYNNVLWAGEEDKYFLMAVKSNRFSAVVEKISPNHTFVRNFVSNATFYGGPKELNRLESLGMDSAIDFGVFGFLAKPFLKVFLFLHQFIPNWGLLIIIFTLIVKLILHPLTHKSFVSMKKMQEVAPKLEELKKRYGNDPQKLQEETMKLYKELGVNPASGCLPMIAQIPIFFALYEIFLNAVELKGAPFLWIKDLSMPDPTYALPILMGLSMIAQQLVTPTTNKQQQYMFIGMAVLFTFLFASFPAGLVLYWFSNNVITAIQNLIIKKLTEKA; from the coding sequence ATGGAAAATAGGGAGAAGAAAGCATCCTTTATTCAGGCTCTAATTTTGGCAGCTTTAGTTTTTTTCGGCTTCCAGTTTTTCTTTGGACACCATCAGAAGAAGTCAGAGGAAGCGGAGAAAGTTAGTCAGAAGCAAACTGTTTCAGCCCCTAAAGACGTTATACCCTCTAAGGAGATAGGGAAAGTCGTTTCTGTTGATACTCCCCTCTACAGTGTCAAAATCTCAACGGTGAACGGAAAACTCATTAGTCTCTATATCAAAAAGTATAGAGCTCAGCTCGTTTCCGATGAATCTAAAAAGACGGGAATCTATCCTCTCATGACAGTTTCGGAGGATAAAAGGCTTAACGAGGAGCTCTCAAAACTAAACCTAATCCCCTCGGCTGAAAAATTAACTGTAAAGAATAGGCCACAAACACTCGAACTGAGGGGAAAACTCTTAGACGGAACTACCTTCGTAAAGAAGTTTACCTTCTATCCAAACTCTTACAGAATTGATGTTGAAACCGTTTTTCCAAAGGGAGAAGTTGAAACTGTTGTTGGAACGGATATAAAAGTAAACGAAGCCCATACATCAAGAATGGGACACATTGGGCCAGTCGTTGAAACGGAAGAAAAGGTTTTTAGACTCAACCCTGCAGACATAACCGGTTTTATCTCCTACAACAACGTTCTTTGGGCAGGAGAGGAGGATAAGTACTTTTTAATGGCAGTTAAGTCGAATAGGTTTTCGGCCGTAGTTGAGAAAATATCCCCAAATCACACCTTTGTTAGAAATTTCGTTTCAAACGCAACATTCTACGGAGGGCCAAAAGAACTTAACAGACTCGAATCGTTAGGTATGGATTCTGCTATTGATTTTGGAGTATTCGGCTTTTTGGCAAAGCCGTTTTTGAAGGTTTTCCTATTTCTCCACCAGTTCATTCCAAACTGGGGACTTTTAATCATCATCTTTACCCTGATTGTTAAACTGATTCTTCACCCCCTTACACACAAGAGCTTTGTCTCGATGAAGAAGATGCAGGAGGTTGCCCCAAAGTTAGAGGAGCTGAAGAAAAGGTATGGAAACGACCCTCAGAAGCTCCAGGAAGAGACAATGAAGCTCTACAAGGAGTTAGGTGTTAACCCTGCCAGTGGATGTTTACCAATGATTGCCCAGATTCCTATATTTTTCGCACTCTACGAGATATTTTTGAATGCTGTTGAGCTGAAGGGAGCTCCTTTCCTCTGGATTAAGGACCTCTCAATGCCGGACCCAACGTACGCACTGCCTATCTTGATGGGTCTTTCAATGATAGCTCAACAGTTGGTTACACCTACAACAAATAAACAGCAACAGTACATGTTTATTGGAATGGCAGTTCTCTTTACATTCCTATTTGCAAGCTTTCCAGCAGGACTGGTTCTCTACTGGTTCTCAAACAACGTAATAACTGCCATCCAAAACCTAATTATCAAGAAACTTACTGAGAAGGCTTAA